From the Hevea brasiliensis isolate MT/VB/25A 57/8 chromosome 13, ASM3005281v1, whole genome shotgun sequence genome, the window tgaaccaaacaattttcaagtggatcttctggatatttcttcctgaagtgttcttcaaaaatcttataaataatatcaactctcaagcaagtatcagcttcagaatgatgcttcttcatagagttattaatattgaaaattaattgctcttcaccaaccctaagagtaagcttttctcctttcacatcaatcaatgctcctgctgtagctagaaagggtctccccaATATAATTGGAATATtggaatcttcctccatgtccaagatgacaaagtcaacaggtatatagaactttccaaccttcaggggcacattctccaaaatcccttcaggatacttgattgttctgtcagctaactgaagagaaatgtgggttggctttagatctcccatgttgagcttctcatagatagaaaggggcataaggctaacatcggcccctaaatcacatagagcttttgtagaacaagactctccaattTGTCATGGAATTGAataactccctggatccttaagcATTGGATGATGTTTCCTTTTGAgtatagcactacattcttctatcaaagctacagtttcatcatcttcaagttttctcttgtttgagagaatttctttcaagaattttgcataagagggcatttgtgaaagagcatcaacaaaaggcacatttatgtaaagtttcttcaaaacctctaagaacttcccaaattgcctatcaagcttggctttgtgaaatctttgtggaaagggaagttgtggcttgtagggctcaggaggtatatatttctcttctttttcttcaaatttctccttacatttttctgcactttcttgtttttcactctcatctgttcctttttcattttctctcttctcactgctttcactcttctcatcatttataactttaccacttcttaaagtaatagcttgacaatgctctcttggattttctggttgacttggaagctttccaaaagatttggcacttgaggaagatgcttgttgtgcaactggttttccaaagattctgttgtgtgtttgcatttgttccagccttgctttcacctctctcatctcctcatcatgcttattttggttggcaagaatcattgcaataaagcttcagtggtggaatttcgttcttctttgttttggtggagggttcatatttttctcacaaaaattgggcaatggttgcctattttgttgATATGGTACTTGACtcattgtggttgaaaattctgattttgaacttgattttgctgattgccccatgaaaagttgggatgattcctccaatttggattgtaagtttgagaataaggattcccatttgcttgtttccataattaccaacatatgctgcttgttctccataatctactccatagctggtagtttcctctgcataagccacttgttgtgaacttccagctgatgatgttgaactaaccaacatactcaaatcttccatcttcttagcaaggacatttgtaagtgcatcaaactttgcattaatcatgttgaatggatcaagatcatacattccagcagcttgccttttctgagttggagctggtcctcttggactactccaaagatgagtattctttgcaattttctctaataactcataagcttcatcttcatgctttataataaattctcctcctgtttgagcatcaataattcctccgattgggagtgacatttgtgtagaaattctgatttatcatccattttggaatggcatgatgtgggcataaacTCTCTAATTACTTCAATCTAATACATGAataatagagagtttcatcttctcttgctCTGAAATCTCTCATTTTATTCCtcagctcttgagtttttccaggtggaaaatattgtgcaagaaatgcatcagttagttgctcccaatttgtaatggagttgtgaggtaaagaatcaagccaatccaatgctctatctttcaaagagaatgggaatagcttcaatcttgctgcatcatcagacactccaggttgtttttgcatgtcgcaaatcatagcaaacttcttcaggtgtgtgtgtggattttcagaaggatgacccccaaattgagaattctgaatcatttgaaggactccaaaatccatcttgtaactatttgcatcaatccttggtcttgctatgctctctctcaagtcatcaaaacgaggaaaagcatgatccatcatacttcccctaggcacgttagcattaacaacttcttcaccatgggctgcattttcattattttgaccatttccagcattaccaacaccaattctaattctttcatcagccatgtctgcttcaatttcggtttctctcaaagcttccttcctttttctggtttctttcttgttggccttacaaaatttctctatttcaggattgaacaataaggatgtgtcacttgagcttctagctcttctcataaaagattaaaagtacctgaaaaagaacaaacaaacacaaaatgaaaagataacaaaaaaataaaactataaacaactaaaataatcaagaattcaatcttaagcaaacaactccccggcaacggcgccaaaaacttgatgcgtcccaaccgcaagtgcacgggtcgtacaagtagtatagaaaaatatcgatcccacgagaagttgtgttaatgattgaatttttgatataaaagttgactaaattgaagtatttatgaaattaaaataatgaattaatgggtaatggagtacgaaatctaaatgtgcaaatttaatattctattcaacaatgtattaattaaactaaaattgcatcaaattgaaataagcaagttcaaatatggcaatatttaaaatggcaaatgattaaattcgattagaaattaacaatggtaaaaaggcgattccggagttcgggatttcatattcgagctattttgggattttaaattggttgtccaatcttatgaaacttatgagttttaaggagattaatccttaaatcctttgaattccctttcgagtgagacaaagagtgccttaatcaaactaatcctactttcgtggacttagaattaattaagacccattaagttctttaattaatctgttaatcctcttaatccttagcctatttctaggtctaagttaattaagtccaatttcctgattatctatcacaaggtcttctcctttcggtgcttcaaccatggattaagaacattactcaatgggatcctacattaagcatgtcattaagcatacaagaaatgaataaaactcattaagaccacaaatatggattacccaatcaaaatccacaaaatatctcaaatattacgtcccttactccagaatcaaaagtaaaatactcactatccataatgcttacaagctatgatgagtttaaatggaaataaagctttaatctaagctaagaagtaagaaattaaacactagaaatatggaaaaatgtaaagcaaggaagaaatctgcaaatcttggttaaaaatggtgtggaaggtgaaaatgactcctcaaattctgcttagcctcctcctttctttctttgctcCTTGCCCCCTTTGCTCCTCTCCTCctttaaaatgagaaaatgggactatatatagcatttttctgacatggagccctaaaatagtatgttctaggaggaatataTTAAGGGAATCTTACttgactcattaatgaactctttatgggatcagataagtggatcgcataagttatgcgatcccttatgcgatttttgctggttctgggtcacttatgcggtcgcatgacttagtgcataggttatgcacaatttcgtgaatctgcataagggaggtgagaatgtgcataagctatgcactccttatgcacatttaattTGGTTCGGAACAGTtgttcttcctccttatgcagaatcgcatagcttatgcgaTAAGTTATGCATGCTTGGTCTATGCATATTTTAGCTTGAAAACTTGCTTTTGGCATCTTTTTcagagaagacactcctcaatggcaaaattctctttagtccttcaaaaacaccatttttcctacaaaacaaagcaaaaattacaaattaatccaaagttgacaattatggaaaactaactaaataactaatgaaattagctaaaaatgactaataaccaaataaaatgattgtgaaattagacctaaatgactatgcaaaatatgtGCATCAGTTGCCCTTGCCTTTGACAAGCAAGCTGGAATTGTTGCCAAGTTTCACAGAATCTCTgaaatttgcatcaaaatcaaaGAAATATTCTTTCTTTCCACACATGTGATTACTGCACCCGGAGTCAAGAAACCATGTGTCTTCATTGTTGGCAATACCTGTAGTTGTATATGCCATCAACAACAATTCTTCTTGTCCCTCGGCAAAATTCACTTCCTTCTGCAAACATTCCCATTGAAAATGTCCAAGTTTGTGGCACCGGAAGCATTCTACTGTTGATTTGTCAAAATTTTGCCGGCCTCGTCCTCTTCCGCGACCACCTCGTCCACTACTGCGACCTCGTCCTCCATATTGATCTCCATGAGAAATTTTTAAGGCATGTTCCTCATCAATTTGCGTGCTCATACGCTGTTCATGTACAAGCAAGCTACTTTGCAGCTCATCAATGGTTAGTTTGCTTGTATCATTAGACTCTTCAATGGAACAAACAACATAATTGAATTTAGGAGTCATGGACcttaaaattttctcaaccacagcAACATCTCCCTTGTCTTCGCCATTTGCTTTCATTTTATTAGCAATGGAAAGAGCTCGGGCAATGTATTCATTTACTGTTTCTCCATTTTTCATTTGGAGAACTTCAAACTCTTTGCGAAGAGCTTGCAACTGTGCTCGCTTAACCCGAGTTGTACCTTGATATTTCTGCTTCATTGAGTCCCATATGTCCTTTGCTGTATCCTTTTTGTAATTGTTTCGTAATGTAAGGCGATCAAGTGCTTGAAACAGAAAATTCTTTGCCTTCAAATCTTTCAACTTTTGATCGTCAATGGACTTCTTTTGTACATCTGTCAGAGTCTCTCCTTCTGCTGCTGCAGGGACTCCATTCTCCACCAAACTCCAGTACTCCTTTGAACGCAGAAAATTCTCCATAAGCATTGACCAGTGATCATAATGCCCATCAAATTTTGGAATGGCTGGTTGGACAAAAGAAGACGATTCCGTCATGTTGAAAATAAGATCTCAGAAGATTGCTACTTCTAACCTCTCaaggaggctctgataccaaatgttaaaaaacaaagaaaagaaatataGAAGACAGATGAGAGAAAAAGATAATATATTGAATTGCAGTAGATGGCTTTATATAGCCTTACAAAAACAGCAAAAGCTAAAAATCTGTAGAATAATTCAGCAAATCAAAACAACTTGAAAATCCCTTAGCAATAGGGATTTATTGACTAAAACAAAATAGCAAATTCTAACATGCACGTAGTAGTATATTCCCGAAGAGAACTTTAATACTGTGTTATTGTTCTCACAGGTCAGAAGATAGTTAGGGTCGCCGCAATTATTTGGGTCCCCTTCTATTCCAAAGGGATAGGAAATATTTTGTAAATTGCCGCAAGAAGGGGGTTTATCACAGCGATGGATTTTCTTAGCACAACAAGTTACACTaacaagaaagagaaaaaaagagaTTGGATAACTTGCAGAGAAGACCCTGAACATGGCGACcgggagagaaagagaggctCTTCTCCAAAACAGGTACGGTGGttactgtttttttttttctcccctcCAAGTGTTTTGGCAGTGTACTGGTTAGTGTAACATCCCAGCAATTTCCTTTTTTCACGAGAAAGGAAGGGACACCAGCGCAGTCAACTAATATGATATAAAATCAAAAAGATACATTTATTTAGAGCtatcataaatttaattaatacgtCATTTGTTGATTGGTTAGATCTGCAAGACTTACTCTGCAAAGTATTGATCATTGACTTTAGAGTTGGAAAATAATTTCTTTTAGAAAGACAAATTAACAGTCAAGTTACAACTTGATTAATTACCTGTGGTAGTAAATAATGTAGAAATATATTAATCTGAATCTGTCAAGGCGCGTGTTGGGAGATTTGATTACGTATAGGATTACTATCCCtttgattttagaattaatttattttttgtcaaataagaattaattattcatatatttatatataagatTTTAGTAGAATAAAATTACGCGAATTGAATTCCATTTCAATGTCTCTTTAATATTCCTTTTTTTTCATATTGACTTAGCAGTACTAAAGGGTTACCATGTAGGTTAGTTGTTcggaaaatttttatttagatcaaataaaaaatatgagatttatatatttaataagtgaattataatatatattttactttttattcatataaattaagtctaaataaaaaaaatgctgGTTGCTATTATATTACAGCTCCAATCCACGGCTTTTTGCATTCTACAAAAATACATTAGAATCTCATTCCATTATTATTGTTGGAAAAGGGGCCAAATTAAAAAGACAGAGCAAGGAAAAGCGCTCAAGGACATGGCTACTGGGTCAAAGGATATGGTGGTCTCTTCCTACTGTATTTTGTTCTTGGTAATGTTTGCAGCCCCTGGAGCAGGCACAGGGTGCCCTGCAAACTGCAATGGTCATGGACCACCAATCCGGTTTCCATTCCGTCTAAAAAATAGCCACCCTGATTGTGGCTATCCCGGTTTTGATCTATCTTGCACCAGCACAAACGAGACGGTGCTCGAGCTGCCAGCTTCAGTGAAGCTCTTCGTCTCGATAATTGATTACAAATCACAAATGCTTCTTGCATATGACCCAAATGGTTGCCTTCCAAAACATCTTCCACACCTTAATTTATCAGCTTCTCGATTCCAGTTAGGATACAGGTATCTAGAACTAGAAGACTTTACAGTATTCAGTTGTTCGAGAACAGAATCTCGGATGTGGTCAGAATACGATATGTCCTGCGTAGATAATGATTCTGACAATCATGTTATTGCTCTCAATTCTCATCGTTCAATCAGAAACTCGCCGTCCCTGTTATCTTGCAGCAAGCTGTATAACGTTTCTTCAGTCCCCTATCACATGCTCCTTCCAAACGGAAATCTTAGTTTCAGCTGGTCCACACCAAATTGTAGAAAGTGCGAAGCAGAAGGAAAGTTATGCAAGTTGAAGCAGATTAGTTCTGAACCTGAAATTGAGTGCTCAGATATCTCCAAACAACATAGAGGTGTATATTATATTTTGTGattcttatttttcttatttttttcagAAAAAAAGGGGCTATTTGTTGATttacaattttccaactttccATACAACCAGCATCGTTTCTTCCAGAAACCCCATGTAGATATACTGACTATTGGTTTTTAATGTTATTGTCTTTACAGGTGCATCAATGAGAAAGAAGATCATAGGTAAAATTTATTCATGTTAATTTCTCTGTTATTGAACATATCTTCATATTAACAATGATTGTTTATCTTGCAGGTATAGTCCTGCCCCTGAGCTCATTTTTGCTCGGACTAGTTATTGCACTCTACTATGTTCATAGATCAGATGAAGCCGAAAAGGAAAatcaaaaaagaataaaaaaatttttagaggATTACAAAGCTCTCAAGCCCACAAGGTATACTTACGCTGATATTAAGAGAATTACCAATCAGTTCAAGGACCTGCTGGGTCAAGGAGCTTATGGAACTGTATACAAAGGAAAGTTATCCAATGAAATTCTAGTGGCTGTTAAGGTGCTCAATAATTCCATAGGAAATGGGGAAGAGTTTATGAATGAAGTAGGTACAATGGGTAGAATCCACCATGTTAATGTAGTTCGCTTGGTTGGTTTTTGTGCTGATGGATTTCGAAGAGCTCTAGTTTATGAGTATTTACCAAAAAATTCACTTCAAAAGTTCATCTCTTCTGCGGACAACAAAAATAGTTTTCTTGGCTGGAAGAAGCTGGAAGATATTGCTCTTGGCATAGCAAAAGGGATGGAGTATCTTCACCAGGGGTGTGATCAACGAATCCTACATTTTGATATCAAACCACATAACATCCTGCTTGATGATAACCTGAATCCGAAAATCTCAGATTTTGGTATGGCTAAGTTGTGTTCCAAGGATCAAAGTGCAGTTTCAATGACAGCAGCTAGGGGCACAAAGGGCTACATTGCACCTGAAGTGTTCTCTAGGAACTTTGGGAATGTATCTCATAAGTCAGACGTTTATAGCTTTGGAGTATTAGTGCTTGAAATGGTTGGAGGAAGGAAGAATGTAGAAGTTACAGCAGAGAATGCATGCCAGATCTATTTTCCAGAATGGATCTATAATCTCTTAGAGCGAGGAGAAGACCTGAGAATCTATATTGAAGAAGAGGAAGATGCAAACATTGCAAAGAAACTTGCAATTGTTGGGCTCTGGTGCATTCAGTGGCATCCAATCCAGCGTCCTTCCATGAAAGTCGTCGTTCACATGTTGGAAGAAGGAGAAATTTTAAGCATTCCTCCCAACCCTTTCGCCTCTACAAGTACCAAGAGAACAAATGCAATGCCTGGAAGACTCCCGCACCAGGAATTAGGGGTCATCTCTGAATTAGAATGAGCTAGCGTGCAACTTGTCTGCAGTATATCATGTTGTGCCAGCCAATTTGTGTAATTGCATTAATCCAACTAGAGAGGAAATTCTTCTCTCTCAGTTGCATATTAATAGTTTGATGTTGAACTATTCGAGAGTGCCATATCCTCCACCCAGTTACTTGCTTCTAAGTTATAACTCAAATGCCATTAATGCTATAAAGTACGAGTTTGTGTTTTGATGAGAAATTTTCGTTTACACTTTGTTTGCATGTGATGGTTGGACTCACATTGAATATTAAAAAGTAGCAATTATTAATCAATTAATGGGTTTTATCTTTATAGTATTAAAATTATCTTTAAAATTGTTTAGCTAATtatcataaatatatatatatcaaccaGAAAATCATTGATAATTAAAGCAAGTGTTGAGGCTTATCCTTCCCCTTCCAAATTATCAGACTTGTATCTTCCACAAAGCTTCAATTGGTTGGTTGAAATTGAAGGGAAATGGAATCTTATCTTTGGGGAAAATTATTGCATACAATGAAAGCAATAAAAAACAGCGACccgtaaatataaatatttaatttttctctaattttaattCTTATTTACACTTTTCgaatatatatattcaattaattaataattattattttatttaaaattataataaattttatataatatatatatattattaatttggtGTTTATACATTTTGATTTCGATATCAATAAGAATTTTTCAACAAGACAATAGATAAGATGCGTGAATTTGAAGAGGAAGAGATGGTCACCGAAGCAGCAGACTTCGCAGTTTCTTGGCTCCTTCGGAACTCTTATCAACGTTGACCGTCGACTTCAATCAGCGACCTGGGGATGAATGGCCCCCACAATACTTTAGATTTTTCTGCCTAGTGCCTTCACTTTTCTTGGTGGAGAAGTTGTATCCCAACCGACTAATTAGTGAAATGATAAATCAGTAATAAAATATCACACAagcaataataaattttataaaatacggttatataaatatattaaaattaatttattttaaataataattacttttttaACTTAATTATCATTCTTTAATTATATTATCATTTCATGTAATATATAATATGTTGACTAAAATTACTCCTTTTTGTGAGACCTATCCcgtcttctttttcttattatattaattgctgtaaaatgttttttttttctctctcttttcataATGAGGAAATTGCTATGAAACTTAATACTGCCCCTTATTTATAGAGAAATTCTTAATCACATGCTTGATATTtccttctttttttcctttttttttttcaagtcaaGATTTAAATCCTCACAATTATCCTTCCCATTAATTACTAATttctattattttaatatttctttaaaattatcCATCAGAAAAATATCTTAgttaattttctatttttaaaaatacaaaatttaagaattttttaaATTCTTGCCTATTAGGGTggattaagaactggaattgctCCCTCGTTCCACCTCAAAAGAGTTTGAGAAGAGTTTTCATCCCTATATGTAGCCATTAATTATTATTAGACTCTTTAATTTTTAcattatgaaaaaatatttttcaaaactactctagtaattttttttataaatataatttttatagtttaagaaatattattaatattctaataattattattttttcaagTTATAAAAAAgaagtaatttaaaaaataatttttataataaattttaatacgaATAACTGGATCTAaatataaaatagaaaaaaaacatGGACCAGCCCAGAGGGGGAAAAATTCCTACATATAGTGCCCAAGCTTGACTTCTTGGAGGTCACCAAAAAATAGAGATGGGCCTGAATGTGTAAATAGTTGCTCAATTCCAAGCCCAGCAATGCTAAACTATCCCAGGAACAAAGTTCTCAATCTAACCCTTTTAGCAACCCAATCTGCATATTTGTTAGCAGATCGGGATACATGACTAGTATTGATAAAAGGAAAGTGCCGAAGACATATCTTAAGATCATGAATGACAACATCTAGTTCCCAAGGGATGGGAGCTACAGGAGAAACAAGCAACTGATACAACTGAAGAGAGTCGGTCTCTATAACACAAGGGCTGAAACCTCTGGACATAGCAAACACAACAGCGACTCCTTCTGATGCAAGGGGGGGAATGACTAACAAAAAAAGCTTCAAACCCATCCAGAAGCTTTCCCATGAAGTCTCGGACTAGAATCCCGTAGGCTCCTACTGCTGCTGATGATGAGTCAAATGAATAACAGTTCTTTGAGAGAAGGAAAGATCCAATTGGCTAGATTTTCCCTAGAGTGATTCTGAATTGAGGCAGAGAATGGCGTTGTGGAGATGACAGACACTTCACGTCATCAAAATCATTATGAGCTGTCCTAATAATTAAAAGAGGATTTGCGTCCACCGCTTGAAACATTGCAGCATTCCTACATTTCCAAATATGCCAACACAAAAAGCTAGCAAATCTGATATGAAATTGATCTGAAATTCCGAAATTAGCCAAAAGAAATTGCCACCAATTAATAGGAGAACCAACATCATCTGTCGGGGAAAATCCGAATAGAGATCCAAACCACAATGCTCTTGCATGGGGGCATGAAAACAGCATATGCTTCTGTGTCTCAATAGGGCAATCACACAAAAGACATTTAGGGAAGTCTGAACACTTCCGTTTGAATAAGTTTTCTTTAGTAGCAAGAGAATTGCGACAGCATCTTCATATGAAATTTCGAATCTTTCCAGGCACTTGAAGGGACCAAATTTAATTCCAAAAAGATGGGGATAAAGGTGCAGAAGGTGAGGCAACTGGATACGTAGATTCTTTATCACAGACCATCTTAAACTTAATATAGAGCTTTGACTGACGGAgctccaactttttttttttttttaatatataattgacTCTTATTAGAATATTTCGAATGCCACTCCAGCACTACTAAATCAAAACTTATTAAtattactttatttaaaaaagtttaaatttttaaaataaataataattcacTGAATTATGTAATTATGAATATGTATAATATCTAAATTTGTAAACTTGACATAATTCATTTTTAAAAAACATTAAGAATCTTGGAAAAATAGCGACAATTTGGTGCCTCAcatttgaaggaaaaaaaaaaaaaatactaacctacaacttataaaaattttatatgtacaaa encodes:
- the LOC110665755 gene encoding rust resistance kinase Lr10-like; the protein is MATGSKDMVVSSYCILFLVMFAAPGAGTGCPANCNGHGPPIRFPFRLKNSHPDCGYPGFDLSCTSTNETVLELPASVKLFVSIIDYKSQMLLAYDPNGCLPKHLPHLNLSASRFQLGYRYLELEDFTVFSCSRTESRMWSEYDMSCVDNDSDNHVIALNSHRSIRNSPSLLSCSKLYNVSSVPYHMLLPNGNLSFSWSTPNCRKCEAEGKLCKLKQISSEPEIECSDISKQHRGASMRKKIIGIVLPLSSFLLGLVIALYYVHRSDEAEKENQKRIKKFLEDYKALKPTRYTYADIKRITNQFKDLLGQGAYGTVYKGKLSNEILVAVKVLNNSIGNGEEFMNEVGTMGRIHHVNVVRLVGFCADGFRRALVYEYLPKNSLQKFISSADNKNSFLGWKKLEDIALGIAKGMEYLHQGCDQRILHFDIKPHNILLDDNLNPKISDFGMAKLCSKDQSAVSMTAARGTKGYIAPEVFSRNFGNVSHKSDVYSFGVLVLEMVGGRKNVEVTAENACQIYFPEWIYNLLERGEDLRIYIEEEEDANIAKKLAIVGLWCIQWHPIQRPSMKVVVHMLEEGEILSIPPNPFASTSTKRTNAMPGRLPHQELGVISELE